A window of Streptomyces sp. SAI-127 contains these coding sequences:
- a CDS encoding sporulation protein, giving the protein MGFKRLFGIGDPDEAIEVDTQILGPVYPGGDVRGEVILRGGSRDMPLHSVYLRISARCTGYDGEERDYEFDTCSARPSNFTLGKGEEKRLTFAERLSWETPVSELGGQALGVVLSVKSQLYRDWNHDPTDVDNDLLRISALPLHETVMDAFAEEGYYCDSAYVVDSYVPNTEQHRGFHQAFVLADRAPGPGRPAQLEVVFQTNVVGALIHVRRAAPDVRDWDSKPPARRFTAAHHEAGHVDWRPQIRKTLGELALLDDR; this is encoded by the coding sequence GTGGGGTTCAAGCGGCTGTTCGGGATCGGGGATCCGGACGAGGCGATCGAGGTCGACACACAGATCCTGGGGCCGGTGTATCCGGGCGGGGACGTGCGGGGCGAGGTCATCCTCAGGGGCGGGTCGCGCGACATGCCCCTCCACTCCGTCTACCTGCGCATCTCCGCCCGCTGCACGGGCTACGACGGCGAGGAGCGCGACTACGAGTTCGACACCTGCTCCGCCAGGCCGTCGAACTTCACCCTGGGCAAGGGCGAGGAGAAGCGACTGACCTTCGCGGAACGGCTCTCCTGGGAGACACCGGTGAGTGAGCTCGGCGGCCAGGCTCTGGGGGTCGTGCTCTCGGTGAAGAGCCAGCTCTACCGCGACTGGAACCATGACCCCACCGACGTCGACAACGACCTGCTGCGCATCTCGGCCCTGCCCCTGCACGAGACCGTCATGGACGCCTTCGCGGAAGAGGGGTACTACTGCGACTCCGCGTACGTCGTCGATTCCTACGTCCCGAACACTGAACAGCACCGGGGTTTCCACCAGGCCTTCGTCCTTGCCGACCGCGCGCCCGGTCCGGGGCGGCCTGCGCAGCTGGAGGTCGTCTTCCAGACGAACGTCGTAGGGGCCCTGATCCATGTGCGGCGCGCCGCACCCGATGTGCGCGACTGGGACAGCAAACCCCCGGCCCGCCGCTTCACCGCCGCCCACCACGAGGCCGGCCACGTCGACTGGCGCCCGCAGATCCGCAAGACCCTCGGCGAGCTCGCGTTGCTCGACGACCGCTGA
- a CDS encoding ATP-dependent Clp protease ATP-binding subunit, which translates to MTSGFSGPEGYDAFGEFLARFFGGPRPGPRQINIGQLLSQPARELVRGAAQYAAEHGSRDLDTQHLLRAALAAEPTRTLLSRAGADPDSLASEIDERSGPVQHQPEEAPPPTSLSLTPAAKRALLDAHDLARARGAGYIGPEHVLSALAANPDSAAGHILNSARFASTGLPPETAPDSGQPRGEAPRSTGTPTLDKYGRDLTDLARQGRIDPVIGRDEEIEQTIEVLSRRGKNNPVLIGDAGVGKTAIVEGLAQRIVDGDVPDVLTGRRVFALDLTGVVAGTRYRGDFEERLTNIVGEIGDNSDRLIVFIDELHTVVGAGGGGEGGSLDAGNILKPALARGELHIVGATTLEEFRRIEKDAALARRFQPILVPEPTAADAIEILRGLRDRYEAHHQVRYTDEALVAAVELSDRYLPDRRLPDKAIDLIDQAGARVRLRARTKGTDVRALEREVEQLTRDKDQAVADEQYEQATQLRDRITELKQRIGEATGHDEADEGQHLEVTTEAIAQVVSRLTGIPVSSLTEEEKDRLLGLEQHLHERVIGQDEAVRVVSDAVLRSRAGLASPDRPIGSFLFLGPTGVGKTELARALAESLFGSEERMVRLDMSEYQERHTVSRLVGAPPGYVGHEEAGQLTEVVRRHPYSLLLLDEVEKAHPDVFNILLQVLDDGRLTDSQGRTVDFTNTVIVMTSNLGSEAITRRGAGIGFGPGGADSDEEARRERILRPLREHFRPEFLNRIDEIVVFRQLTGDQLREITKLLLERTRRLLHAQGVAVDFTDSAVDWLAERGYQPEYGARPLRRTIQREVDNRLSRLLLDGRIADGGRVTVDTEAGGLTFKEETP; encoded by the coding sequence ATGACCAGCGGATTCAGCGGACCGGAAGGCTATGACGCCTTCGGAGAGTTTCTCGCCCGTTTCTTCGGCGGACCGCGTCCCGGCCCCCGGCAGATCAACATCGGCCAGCTGCTGAGCCAGCCGGCCCGGGAGCTGGTGCGGGGCGCCGCCCAGTACGCCGCCGAGCACGGCAGCCGGGATCTGGACACCCAGCACCTGCTGCGGGCCGCGCTCGCCGCCGAGCCGACCCGGACCTTGCTGAGCCGGGCGGGTGCCGATCCCGACTCCCTCGCCTCGGAGATCGACGAACGCTCCGGCCCCGTCCAGCACCAGCCGGAAGAGGCCCCTCCACCCACCTCGCTGTCCCTCACCCCGGCCGCCAAGCGGGCCCTGCTGGACGCACACGACCTGGCCCGGGCCCGGGGCGCCGGTTACATCGGCCCGGAGCACGTCCTGAGCGCCCTGGCCGCGAATCCCGACTCGGCCGCCGGGCACATCCTGAACTCGGCCCGGTTCGCCTCCACCGGTCTGCCTCCCGAGACGGCCCCGGACTCCGGACAGCCCCGCGGCGAGGCACCGCGCAGCACGGGCACGCCCACGCTCGACAAGTACGGCCGCGATCTCACCGACCTGGCCCGCCAGGGCCGTATCGACCCGGTGATCGGACGGGACGAGGAGATCGAGCAGACCATCGAGGTGCTGTCCCGGCGTGGCAAGAACAACCCGGTGCTCATCGGCGACGCGGGCGTCGGCAAGACCGCCATCGTGGAGGGCCTGGCCCAGCGGATCGTCGACGGGGACGTGCCCGACGTGCTGACCGGGCGTCGGGTCTTCGCCCTCGACCTGACCGGGGTGGTGGCCGGCACCCGCTACCGGGGCGACTTCGAGGAGCGCCTGACGAACATCGTGGGCGAGATCGGCGACAACTCCGACCGGCTGATCGTCTTCATCGACGAGCTGCACACGGTCGTCGGCGCGGGCGGGGGCGGCGAGGGCGGCTCGCTGGACGCCGGGAACATCCTCAAGCCCGCCCTGGCCCGCGGCGAGCTGCACATCGTGGGCGCGACCACGCTGGAGGAGTTCCGCAGGATCGAGAAGGACGCGGCCCTGGCCCGCCGCTTCCAGCCGATCCTGGTGCCGGAGCCCACCGCGGCGGACGCGATCGAGATCCTGCGCGGGCTGCGCGACCGCTACGAGGCCCACCACCAGGTCCGCTACACCGACGAGGCACTGGTGGCCGCCGTGGAGCTGTCCGACCGCTATCTCCCCGACCGCCGTCTGCCGGACAAGGCGATCGACCTCATCGACCAGGCGGGGGCACGGGTACGCCTTCGCGCGCGGACCAAAGGCACCGACGTACGGGCCCTGGAGCGCGAGGTCGAGCAGCTGACCCGGGACAAGGACCAGGCGGTCGCCGACGAGCAGTACGAGCAGGCCACACAACTGCGCGACCGCATCACGGAGTTGAAGCAGCGGATCGGCGAGGCCACCGGGCACGACGAGGCCGACGAGGGCCAGCACCTGGAGGTCACCACGGAGGCCATCGCCCAGGTGGTGTCCCGGCTGACGGGCATCCCGGTCAGCAGCCTCACCGAGGAGGAGAAGGACCGGCTGCTCGGCCTGGAGCAGCACCTGCACGAGCGGGTGATCGGCCAGGACGAGGCCGTACGGGTCGTCTCGGACGCCGTGCTGCGCTCCCGCGCGGGCCTCGCGAGCCCGGACCGCCCGATCGGCAGCTTCCTCTTCCTCGGCCCGACGGGCGTCGGCAAGACCGAACTGGCCCGCGCCCTCGCCGAGTCCCTGTTCGGCAGCGAGGAACGCATGGTCCGGCTGGACATGAGCGAGTACCAGGAGCGGCACACGGTCAGCCGTCTGGTGGGCGCCCCGCCCGGATACGTCGGCCACGAGGAGGCGGGCCAGCTCACCGAGGTGGTCCGCAGGCACCCCTATTCGCTGCTGCTCCTGGACGAGGTGGAGAAGGCCCACCCTGACGTGTTCAACATCCTTCTCCAGGTCCTCGACGACGGACGGCTGACCGACTCCCAGGGCCGCACGGTCGACTTCACCAACACCGTCATCGTGATGACGAGCAACCTGGGCTCGGAGGCGATCACCCGCAGGGGCGCGGGCATCGGCTTCGGGCCGGGCGGAGCGGACTCGGACGAGGAGGCCCGCCGAGAGCGGATCCTGCGCCCCCTGCGCGAGCACTTCCGCCCCGAGTTCCTGAACCGCATCGACGAGATCGTCGTCTTCCGCCAGCTGACGGGTGATCAACTGCGCGAGATCACCAAGCTGTTGCTGGAGCGGACCCGCCGCCTGCTCCACGCCCAGGGCGTCGCGGTCGACTTCACCGACAGCGCGGTGGACTGGCTCGCCGAACGCGGCTACCAGCCGGAGTACGGCGCCCGCCCGCTGCGCCGCACGATCCAGCGGGAGGTCGACAACCGGCTGTCCCGCCTGCTCCTGGACGGCAGGATCGCGGACGGCGGCCGGGTGACGGTGGACACGGAGGCAGGCGGCTTGACGTTCAAGGAGGAGACTCCGTAG